One region of Ahniella affigens genomic DNA includes:
- a CDS encoding REP-associated tyrosine transposase, with amino-acid sequence MGDCSISPERLSALDRNSECQRAVASENSLVEIRKSPVAFHINLMAPLNSRRHTVPMSRISTSQSSRLRRGRINAPDCAYVITFCTDNRAAVFANPNCASLMHDLFRNMAIAEPESLYAWVLMPDHVHCVMVIRPGQTLARLVGSLKGRTAQQFHAATGKRGSLWQNGFHDHAIRRHEHMDPILTYMAENPLRAGLVEHIADWPWIGGTWMEQ; translated from the coding sequence ATGGGCGATTGCAGCATCTCTCCCGAGCGTCTGAGCGCTCTTGATCGCAATAGCGAGTGCCAGCGCGCGGTTGCATCAGAGAATTCCCTAGTTGAAATCAGAAAAAGCCCAGTGGCATTTCATATTAATCTGATGGCGCCACTCAACAGTCGTCGACACACTGTTCCGATGTCTAGGATCAGTACTTCCCAGTCGAGTCGGCTCCGCCGGGGCCGCATTAATGCACCCGATTGCGCCTATGTGATCACGTTCTGCACGGACAATCGCGCTGCAGTATTTGCCAACCCCAATTGTGCGTCGCTCATGCATGATTTGTTCCGGAACATGGCGATTGCAGAACCGGAATCCCTGTATGCATGGGTGCTGATGCCGGATCACGTGCATTGCGTTATGGTCATTCGGCCCGGGCAGACTCTGGCGAGACTGGTTGGTTCGTTGAAGGGACGCACAGCGCAACAGTTTCATGCTGCCACTGGTAAGCGCGGCAGTCTGTGGCAGAACGGATTCCATGATCACGCCATTCGCCGACATGAACACATGGATCCGATTTTGACCTACATGGCCGAAAACCCACTCCGTGCCGGACTGGTTGAACACATTGCCGATTGGCCATGGATTGGCGGGACATGGATGGAGCAATAG
- the guaB gene encoding IMP dehydrogenase produces the protein MRILTEALTYDDVSLVPAHSTVLPRDVALQTRLTQGLRLNIPIVAAAMDTVTEAPLAIAMAQLGGIGILHKNMSIAQQASEVRLVKTFEAGVIREPITVAPSTTIREVAALTRARRISGVPVVDGDRLVGIVTSRDLRFESHLDDPVSRIMTSQDRLVTVHEGATDDEILQRMHKHRIEKVLVVNESFQLRGLVTVKDIQKARDNPDAAKDAAERLIAGAAVGVGGDTEQRIEALVEAGVDVIVIDTAHGHSQGVLDRVTWTKKRFPTLQIIAGNIVTGEAALALRDAGADAVKVGVGPGSICTTRIVAGVGVPQLTAIDLVANALQNTIPLIADGGIRYSGDVAKAIAAGASSVMIGGLFAGTEEAPGEVELYQGRSYKSYRGMGSLGAMQQGSKDRYFQDASDADKLVPEGIEGRVPYRGPLRNIVHQLIGGLRASMGYVGAATIDEMRTKPQFVRVTNAGTREAHVHDVQITKEPPNYRMS, from the coding sequence ATGCGTATTCTCACGGAAGCACTGACCTACGACGACGTTTCCCTGGTGCCTGCCCATTCCACGGTGCTGCCCCGAGACGTAGCCCTGCAGACACGGCTGACGCAAGGATTGCGACTCAATATTCCGATCGTGGCGGCTGCCATGGATACGGTCACCGAAGCACCGCTCGCCATTGCCATGGCCCAACTCGGCGGCATCGGCATCCTGCACAAGAACATGAGCATTGCGCAGCAGGCCTCGGAAGTCCGATTGGTCAAAACGTTTGAGGCCGGCGTGATTCGCGAGCCCATCACCGTCGCGCCAAGCACCACGATCCGCGAAGTCGCGGCATTGACCCGAGCGCGCCGCATCTCCGGTGTGCCAGTTGTTGACGGCGACCGTCTGGTGGGTATCGTCACCAGTCGCGATCTCCGTTTTGAATCGCATCTGGACGATCCCGTGTCGCGCATCATGACGAGTCAGGATCGCCTGGTGACGGTGCATGAAGGCGCCACGGACGACGAGATTCTGCAGCGTATGCACAAGCACCGCATCGAGAAGGTGCTGGTCGTCAATGAATCGTTCCAACTCCGCGGTCTCGTCACCGTCAAGGACATTCAAAAAGCGCGCGACAATCCAGATGCCGCGAAAGATGCGGCCGAGCGCCTGATCGCTGGCGCTGCGGTCGGTGTGGGTGGCGATACCGAACAGCGCATTGAAGCCTTGGTCGAAGCCGGGGTCGATGTCATCGTGATTGACACCGCGCACGGCCATTCGCAAGGCGTGCTCGATCGTGTCACCTGGACGAAGAAGCGCTTCCCGACTCTGCAGATCATCGCCGGCAATATTGTCACTGGCGAAGCCGCGCTCGCGCTGCGCGATGCCGGTGCCGATGCCGTCAAGGTGGGTGTGGGTCCAGGCTCGATCTGCACCACGCGTATTGTCGCGGGCGTGGGCGTGCCGCAGCTGACCGCGATTGACCTGGTTGCCAACGCGCTGCAAAACACGATTCCGCTGATCGCCGATGGTGGTATCCGCTATTCGGGTGACGTGGCCAAAGCAATCGCTGCAGGGGCGAGCAGCGTGATGATTGGTGGCTTGTTTGCCGGCACGGAAGAAGCGCCGGGCGAGGTGGAGCTCTATCAGGGGCGCTCGTACAAGAGCTATCGTGGCATGGGCTCGCTCGGCGCCATGCAGCAGGGCAGCAAGGACCGTTATTTCCAAGATGCGTCGGATGCCGACAAACTCGTCCCGGAAGGCATCGAGGGTCGCGTGCCGTATCGTGGCCCGCTCCGTAACATCGTCCATCAACTGATTGGCGGGCTGCGTGCGTCGATGGGTTATGTCGGTGCGGCGACGATCGATGAGATGCGCACCAAGCCCCAATTCGTGCGCGTGACCAATGCCGGTACGCGTGAGGCGCACGTGCACGATGTGCAGATCACGAAAGAGCCGCCGAATTACCGGATGAGCTGA
- the guaA gene encoding glutamine-hydrolyzing GMP synthase yields MTQDIHQDKILILDFGAQYTQLIARRIREIGVYCEIWAWDHDPADIPKFAPKAIILSGGPESTVEAGSPRAPQIVFDSGLPVLGICYGMQTMAMQLGGKVESGHSREFGFAALTPTMSCRLLDRLSDTPAVPMGEGESWMGQQQPSAAHAAADGSFGVWMSHGDRVTALPAGFAAVASTHDLPLAAMADETRRYYGVQFHPEVTHTQHGTELLRRFVVDIAGCQTLWTAENIIEDSIVRIREQTGSEHVLLGLSGGVDSSVVAALLKRAIGDRLTCVFVDTGLLRHGEGDQVMQMMAANMGVKVVRVNAGPQYFSELKGVDDPEAKRKIIGRLFVEIFEAESKKLSDVKWLAQGTIYPDVIESAGSKTGKAHVIKSHHNVGGLPERMHLKLLEPLRELFKDEVRRLGVALGLPREMVYRHPFPGPGLGVRILGEVKPEAAEVLQRADHIFIDELRKWALYDKVSQAFAVYLPVKSVGVVGDARAYEPVIALRAVETIDFMTAHWARLPYDFLDHVARRIVNEVRGVSRVVYDISGKPPATIEWE; encoded by the coding sequence ATGACCCAAGATATCCATCAAGACAAGATCCTGATCCTTGATTTCGGCGCGCAGTACACGCAGCTGATCGCCCGCCGGATTCGCGAGATCGGTGTCTATTGTGAGATCTGGGCTTGGGATCACGATCCGGCCGATATTCCGAAGTTTGCGCCGAAGGCAATCATCCTCTCGGGCGGACCAGAGTCCACGGTTGAAGCGGGCTCGCCGCGTGCGCCACAGATTGTGTTCGATTCTGGCTTGCCCGTGCTCGGCATTTGCTACGGCATGCAAACGATGGCGATGCAACTCGGTGGCAAGGTGGAGAGTGGCCACTCCCGCGAGTTTGGTTTTGCTGCGTTGACCCCAACGATGAGTTGCCGCCTGTTAGATCGCCTTAGCGATACGCCAGCTGTGCCAATGGGCGAGGGCGAGTCTTGGATGGGGCAACAACAACCGAGTGCGGCGCACGCAGCGGCCGATGGCAGCTTTGGCGTCTGGATGAGTCATGGTGATCGCGTCACGGCGCTGCCTGCGGGCTTTGCGGCGGTGGCGTCCACACACGATCTGCCACTGGCAGCCATGGCCGATGAAACGCGGCGCTATTACGGCGTACAGTTCCATCCCGAGGTCACGCACACGCAACACGGCACCGAGTTGCTGCGCCGTTTTGTCGTGGATATCGCCGGCTGCCAAACGCTGTGGACGGCCGAGAACATCATCGAGGACAGCATTGTGCGGATCCGCGAGCAAACCGGCAGCGAGCACGTACTGCTCGGTCTCTCTGGTGGCGTCGATTCGTCGGTGGTGGCTGCGTTGCTGAAACGGGCAATTGGGGATCGACTGACCTGTGTGTTTGTTGACACCGGGCTGCTGCGCCACGGTGAAGGCGATCAAGTGATGCAGATGATGGCGGCCAACATGGGCGTCAAAGTCGTCCGCGTCAATGCAGGTCCGCAGTACTTCAGCGAGCTCAAAGGCGTCGACGACCCAGAAGCCAAGCGCAAGATCATCGGCCGCTTGTTTGTCGAGATTTTCGAGGCGGAATCGAAGAAGCTCTCCGATGTGAAGTGGCTCGCACAGGGCACCATCTACCCGGACGTAATCGAGTCGGCCGGTTCCAAAACGGGCAAGGCACACGTAATCAAGTCGCATCACAATGTTGGTGGCTTGCCCGAGCGCATGCACCTCAAGTTGCTGGAACCGCTGCGGGAACTGTTTAAAGACGAAGTGCGTCGTCTCGGTGTCGCCCTCGGGCTGCCGCGCGAGATGGTCTATCGCCATCCGTTCCCGGGGCCGGGGCTCGGTGTCCGCATTCTCGGTGAGGTGAAGCCGGAAGCGGCCGAAGTGCTGCAACGCGCGGACCACATTTTCATTGATGAGCTCCGGAAGTGGGCGCTGTACGACAAAGTCAGCCAGGCGTTTGCAGTGTATCTCCCGGTGAAGTCCGTCGGTGTGGTCGGCGATGCCCGCGCGTACGAACCGGTGATCGCGCTCCGTGCCGTTGAAACGATCGATTTTATGACCGCCCATTGGGCCCGGCTGCCTTACGACTTCCTCGACCATGTTGCCCGCCGCATCGTGAATGAAGTCCGCGGCGTCTCGCGTGTGGTCTATGACATCTCCGGCAAGCCGCCGGCGACGATTGAGTGGGAGTGA
- a CDS encoding winged helix-turn-helix transcriptional regulator has protein sequence MVRDLLFKGAHTYKALQNAGEGIATNILSDRLHTLVATGLVEKWPNPNDARQHDYHLTEAGFALAPTLVEMVLWSAAHFETDAPPETLALMRSNRAEFLTLLHKQWQAGRNAVAMVSGGAIVPTPRRRKT, from the coding sequence GTGGTCCGCGACCTCCTGTTCAAGGGCGCCCACACCTACAAGGCCCTGCAGAACGCCGGCGAGGGGATCGCGACGAACATTCTGTCCGACCGCCTGCACACGCTGGTCGCCACGGGCTTGGTCGAAAAATGGCCGAATCCAAACGACGCGCGACAGCACGACTACCATCTCACGGAGGCCGGATTTGCGCTGGCACCAACGCTGGTCGAAATGGTGCTCTGGTCTGCCGCGCATTTCGAAACGGACGCGCCACCGGAGACACTCGCGCTGATGCGCTCCAACCGGGCCGAATTTCTAACGCTCCTGCACAAGCAGTGGCAAGCTGGACGAAACGCTGTCGCCATGGTTTCAGGCGGCGCGATTGTGCCAACACCCAGGCGTAGAAAGACTTAA
- a CDS encoding MAPEG family protein produces MSIPIVTCFFVGLLAIMQVPMTVMVGYRRLKTGIQFLDGGDVVLLRRMRAHANFTETVPMVLLAMAAAEITGLPAWALWTGGASLVIGRLLHAVILVRHGWGNGRAFGMLMTFAPMLGFGAWSVYRSLF; encoded by the coding sequence ATGAGCATACCAATCGTCACGTGTTTCTTCGTTGGCCTATTGGCCATCATGCAGGTGCCCATGACAGTAATGGTGGGCTATCGGCGTCTGAAAACCGGTATTCAGTTTCTCGACGGCGGCGATGTTGTTCTGTTGCGACGTATGCGAGCGCATGCCAATTTCACCGAGACAGTCCCGATGGTCCTGCTCGCCATGGCGGCCGCCGAGATCACCGGCTTGCCTGCTTGGGCCCTTTGGACAGGCGGTGCCAGTCTGGTCATTGGCCGATTGCTTCATGCGGTTATTCTCGTTCGACACGGCTGGGGCAATGGTCGTGCGTTCGGCATGCTCATGACCTTTGCGCCGATGCTCGGGTTTGGTGCGTGGAGTGTGTATCGAAGTCTGTTCTGA
- a CDS encoding TfoX/Sxy family protein produces the protein MPYTPELAERMRLALSSRSDITEKKMFGGYCWMLNGNMICGVEVGRYMFRVGKDLESLALSRPGATPMDITGKPMRGFIWVDGQHATGAALQQWIALAEQYVGTLPPK, from the coding sequence ATGCCGTATACGCCAGAACTCGCCGAACGCATGCGTCTTGCATTGTCGTCCCGCTCTGACATTACTGAGAAGAAAATGTTTGGCGGCTACTGCTGGATGCTCAACGGGAACATGATCTGTGGCGTCGAAGTCGGTCGCTACATGTTTCGCGTGGGCAAGGACCTGGAGTCACTAGCATTGTCCAGGCCAGGCGCGACGCCGATGGACATTACCGGAAAGCCAATGCGTGGTTTTATTTGGGTGGACGGACAACATGCCACGGGCGCCGCATTGCAGCAGTGGATTGCGCTGGCGGAGCAGTATGTCGGGACGCTGCCACCCAAGTAG
- a CDS encoding glucose 1-dehydrogenase has protein sequence MDRVRGKVCVITGGAMGIGRACAERLAGEGARIAIFDVCDTEGEALVAALSGRNVEARYWHVDVSSEAAVSAAMQAARTQFGRIDVLVNNAGISGVNKPTHEVTEAEWDRVQAINVKGVFFCTKHAILAMKAAGAGSIINLSSIYGLVGGPDVPPYHASKGAVRLMSKTDAITYAADRIRVNSIHPGYIWTPMVEHHLRASGVTDLEAGRRNVGTLHPLGHVGEPDDIAWAVVYLASDESKFMTGAELVIDGGYTAR, from the coding sequence ATGGATCGCGTGCGTGGCAAGGTTTGTGTGATAACGGGCGGTGCCATGGGTATCGGTCGGGCGTGTGCGGAGCGGCTGGCGGGCGAAGGCGCGCGGATCGCGATCTTCGACGTTTGTGACACTGAGGGTGAGGCGCTCGTCGCGGCTCTGAGTGGGCGGAATGTCGAGGCCCGTTACTGGCACGTGGATGTGTCGTCGGAAGCGGCAGTCTCGGCAGCCATGCAAGCGGCGCGCACCCAATTTGGGCGAATCGATGTCCTGGTCAACAATGCCGGCATTTCTGGCGTCAACAAACCGACTCACGAAGTCACCGAAGCGGAGTGGGATCGCGTGCAGGCGATCAACGTCAAAGGCGTGTTCTTCTGCACCAAACATGCGATTTTGGCAATGAAGGCGGCCGGCGCCGGCAGCATCATCAATCTGTCATCGATTTATGGTTTGGTTGGTGGCCCCGATGTCCCGCCGTATCACGCCTCCAAAGGCGCCGTTCGGCTGATGAGCAAGACGGACGCGATCACGTACGCAGCCGACCGCATCCGCGTCAACTCGATTCATCCCGGTTACATCTGGACGCCGATGGTCGAACACCACCTGCGAGCCAGCGGCGTTACGGACCTCGAAGCCGGTCGGCGCAATGTCGGAACACTGCATCCACTGGGTCATGTCGGCGAGCCGGACGACATTGCGTGGGCGGTGGTGTATCTCGCCTCAGACGAGTCGAAATTCATGACCGGGGCGGAGCTGGTAATCGATGGCGGCTACACGGCGCGGTGA